One window of Papaver somniferum cultivar HN1 chromosome 9, ASM357369v1, whole genome shotgun sequence genomic DNA carries:
- the LOC113310154 gene encoding uncharacterized protein LOC113310154, with protein MGENEQKKKKQKHKHTDQKSSDHPAFKRSSDVKGIRFGSQFIVKSFTVRRASSLQLSRLLRLAPSDHPLFPSTTAFIPTNFTILAHHAWHTLTLGLGTKNSKVVVFVFESENMKLSVDRLWPSEIPLGEVNRKLVRGLNGCEIARFKFRKGCITFYVFAVRKVNVIGFSRAEDLRLILQSVASLKDFLDHTAMLALPNQRTINYSSQEAAMAH; from the coding sequence ATGGGAGAGAATGAGCAGAAAAAGAAGAAACAGAAACATAAACACACAGATCAAAAATCATCAGACCACCCGGCCTTCAAGAGGAGTTCAGACGTCAAGGGAATTCGTTTCGGCAGTCAATTCATCGTAAAATCGTTCACGGTTCGAAGAGCTTCATCTCTACAACTATCACGCCTTCTTCGTCTTGCACCTTCTGATCATCCTCTCTTTCCTTCAACGACAGCTTTCATACCAACTAACTTCACCATTTTGGCTCACCACGCGTGGCACACTCTTACGCTAGGCCTTGGCACAAAGAACTCCAAAGTCGTTGTATTTGTTTTTGAATCAGAAAATATGAAGTTATCTGTGGATCGCTTATGGCCGTCGGAAATTCCATTAGGAGAAGTTAATAGAAAGCTCGTGCGCGGTTTGAATGGGTGCGAGATAGCTCGATTCAAGTTTAGAAAAGGGTGCATCACCTTCTATGTTTTCGCAGTACGGAAGGTGAACGTTATTGGGTTCTCGCGTGCAGAGGATCTTAGGTTAATTCTTCAATCAGTGGCTTCACTCAAGGATTTCTTGGATCATACTGCTATGCTTGCATTGCCAAATCAGAGAACAATCAATTACTCATCACAAGAAGCTGCCATGGCTCATTAG
- the LOC113310155 gene encoding target of rapamycin complex subunit LST8, whose protein sequence is MAQPSVILATAGYDHTIRFWEPKSGRCYRTLQYPDSQINKLEITPDKHYVAAAGNPHIRLYEVNSSSPQPVMSYESHTSNVMAVGFQCDGNWMYSGSEDGTVKIWDLRAPGCQREYESRAAVNTVVLHPNQRELISGDQNGNIRVWDLTANSCSCELVPEVDTAVRSLTVMWDGSLVVAANNHGTCYVWRLMCGMQTMTNFEPLHKLQAHDGYILKCLLSPEFCEPDRYLATTSSDHTVKIWNVDGFTLEKTLVGHQRWVWDCVFSVDGAYLITASSDTTARLWKIDSGEAMRVYQGHHKAIVCCALHDGAESSQS, encoded by the exons ATGGCCCAACCTTCAGTGATCTTAGCTACAGCAGGCTATGATCATACTATCAGGTTTTGGGAACCTAAAAGTGGACGATGTTATCGTACTCTTCAATACCCTGATTCT CAAATTAATAAATTAGAGATAACCCCAGATAAACACTATGTGGCAGCAGCTGGAAATCCTCATATTAGATTATATGAAGTCAACTCTTCTAGTCCTCAACCA GTTATGAGTTACGAATCGCATACTAGTAATGTAATGGCAGTGGGATTCCAGTGTGATGGAAATTGGATGTATTCAGGTTCGGAAGACGGCACTGTAAAGATTTGGGATTTGA GGGCTCCGGGTTGCCAGAGAGAATATGAAAGTCGTGCAGCTGTAAACACAGTTGTGCTTCATCCAAATCAG AGGGAACTTATATCTGGAGACCAAAATGGCAATATACGGGTCTGGGATTTGACAGCTAATTCATGTAGTTGCGAGTTG GTTCCAGAGGTAGATACAGCAGTAAGGTCCTTAACAGTGATGTGGGATGGGAGCTTGGTTGTTGCTGCAAACAACCATGGAACATGTTATGTGTGGCGCTTGATGTGTGGAATGCAG ACTATGACCAATTTTGAGCCACTTCATAAACTACAAGCACATGACGGCTACATCCTTAAGTGTCTGTTATCACCTGAGTTTTGTGAACCCGATAG ATATCTGGCTACGACATCATCTGACCATACAGTTAAGATATGGAATGTTGATGGTTTCACCTTGGAGAAAACTTTAGTCG GGCATCAACGCTGGGTATGGGACTGTGTCTTTTCAGTTGACGGTGCTTACTTAATCACAG CTTCATCTGATACCACAGCAAGGCTCTGGAAAATAGATAGTGGTGAAGCCATGAGAGTATACCAAGGCCATCATAAAGCAATTGTTTGTTGTGCACTTCACGATGGTGCTGAATCTTCTCAATCTTGA
- the LOC113312708 gene encoding uncharacterized protein LOC113312708 — protein MEKLFSYGRTVGYLSLNRLHSKKKGCNSHQNYTHVHQLFTADSLEWSISLPSDLFDSDIVNLILHIPIHMNHKDKLVWLLEKNGKFSVKSCYRKMYEELNLIQLVGDRMRKIYNNMWKLPTLPRIRQFLWKAISDLLATKEALGPGIVGSDDSYWICSWFDSLFNGTISEFEIVKRDIIAWSIWTERCDKVFQQSNSSLEKIIQRCNMLIEEHAARNIIMPSPSHRVNRQNVHWIPPSIDSLTINCDDSFDSTNISGGIGLIIRNFAGTHQATRCIHSRGIRSAKQAECMGLWEAVQWVKELRMEKVHFKMDAKVIVDAVNKDNGSIDRSLHHFVLDIREFYFFSS, from the exons ATGGAGAAACTATTCTCATATGGAAGAACCGTTGGATACTTGAGTCTCAATCGCCTCCACAGCAAAAAAAAAGGGTGCAATTCTCATCAAAATTACACTCATGTTCATCAGTTATTCACTGCAGATTCTTTGGAATGGAGTATTTCTCTTCCTAGTGACTTATTTGATTCAGATATAGTTAATCTAATACTTCATATTCCCATTCATATGAATCATAAAGATAAGCTGGTCTGGTTATTAGAGAAGAATGGTAAATTTTCAGTCAAGTCGTGTTACCGTAAGATGTATGAAGAGCTTAATCTTATTCAGCTGGTTGGAGATAGAATGAGGAAGATCTACAATAATATGTGGAAGTTACCTACTCTCCCCAGAATTCGACAATTCTTATGGAAAGCCATTTCTGATCTTCTAGCTACAAAAGAAGCTCTTGGTCCTGGAATTGTTGGCTCGGATGATTCTT ACTGGATATGCAGCTGGTTTGATAGTTTGTTCAATGGTACAATATCTGAATtcgaaatagtaaagagagacaTCATTGCTTGGAGTATATggacagaaagatgtgataaggTGTTCCAGCAGAGTAATTCAAGTCTAGAGAAAATCATCCAGAGATGTAATATGCTGATTGAAGAACATGCAGCTAGAAATATCATCATGCCATCTCCTTCTCACAGAGTGAATCGTCAGAATGTTCACTGGATTCCTCCCTCTATAGACTCCTTAACTATAAATTGTGATGATTCTTTTGATTCAACTAATATTTCAGGAGGTATAGGACTAATCATAAGGAATTTTGCAGGTACCCATCAAGCAACAAGGTGCATCCACTCAAGAGGAATCAGAAGCGCGAAGCAGGCTGAGTGTATGGGGTTGTGGGAAGCTGTTCAATGGGTTAAGGAGCTACGGATGGAGAAAGTACACTTCAAGATGGATGCCAAAGTAATTGTAGATGCTGTCAACAAAGACAATGGTTCCATTGACCGGAGCCTGCATCATTTTGTTCTTGATATTAGAGAGTTTTATTTCTTCAGTTCTTAG
- the LOC113309848 gene encoding glucan endo-1,3-beta-glucosidase-like yields MANSAAKLTPILFISLLLFLSQTFTIVFSIGVNYGTLANNLPPPTQVASFLKTKTTIDSVKIFDTNPDMLRAFANTGISVTVTVGNGDIPSLSQLQNSRNWVNANIAPFHPQTRINRIVVGNEIMATADKNLISKLVPSMRSLHQALKLAGINDIQVTTPHSLGILSSSDPPSSGRFRRGYDRVIFAPMLQFLRETKSPFMVNPYPYFGYSPRDNNYALFKRNRGKQDKVTGKTYFNMFDAQLDAVYTAMSKLGYGDVDIVIGETGWPSIGDPNQPYVNMENAISFNWNLIRHVGSGVGTPLMPKRKFETYIFSLFNENLKPGPTVEKNWGLFHPDLTPVYEVGIMRGRHVRHAPGQGSSPATPTPALPAGKQWCVPTQTATDAQLQANINYVCSQGTVDCKPIQAGGACFNPNSLKAHAVYAMNAYYQKSGRHAFNCDFSKTGVITSADPSHDTCKM; encoded by the exons ATGGCTAATTCCGCTGCCAAGTTAACACCTATTCTCTTCATCTCCCTCCTCTTATTTCTCTCGCAGACATTCACCATCGTTTTCTCAATAGGTGTTAACTATGGCACTCTTGCGAACAATCTTCCACCACCAACCCAAGTTGCATCATTCCTCAAAACCAAAACCACCATTGACAGTGTCAAAATCTTCGATACAAATCCAGATATGTTGAGAGCTTTTGCTAATACTGGTATTTCCGTTACCGTTACTGTTGGTAATGGAGATATCCCATCACTTTCGCAACTCCAGAATTCACGTAACTGGGTCAATGCTAACATTGCCCCATTTCATCCACAAACCCGAATCAATCGAATCGTGGTTGGTAATGAAATCATGGCAACAGCAGATAAAAATCTGATTAGTAAACTCGTTCCATCTATGAGATCTCTTCATCAAGCTCTTAAACTCGCTGGTATTAACGATATTCAAGTTACCACACCTCACTCACTCGGTATTTTATCATCTTCAGATCCACCGAGTTCTGGTCGATTCAGACGTGGTTATGACCGAGTCATTTTTGCTCCAATGCTTCAATTTCTTCGTGAAACGAAATCACCTTTCATGGTTAACCCTTATCCATATTTTGGTTACTCGCCCAGAGATAACAATTACGCGCTTTTTAAACGTAACCGGGGAAAACAGGATAAAGTTACAGGGAAAACGTATTTTAATATGTTTGATGCTCAATTAGACGCGGTTTACACGGCAATGAGTAAATTAGGATACGGGGATGTGGATATTGTTATCGGTGAAACGGGTTGGCCATCCATTGGTGATCCGAATCAACCTTATGTTAATATGGAGAATGCTATTTCATTTAACTGGAACTTGATCAGGCATGTTGGTTCTGGTGTTGGGACTCCATTGATGCCGAAAAGGAAGTTTGAGACATATATTTTCTCATTGTTCAATGAGAATCTTAAGCCTGGTCCTACTGTGGAGAAAAATTGGGGTCTGTTTCATCCAGATTTAACACCAGTTTATGAAGTTGGCATCATGCGAGGTAGACATGTTAGACAT GCCCCAGGACAAGGTTCCAGCCCTGctacacctacaccagcattACCTGCCGGTAAGCAGTGGTGTGTACCAACTCAAACAGCCACTGATGCCCAACTCCAAGCAAACATCAACTACGTGTGTAGCCAAGGAACTGTGGATTGCAAGCCTATACAAGCAGGTGGGGCTTGCTTCAATCCGAACTCGCTCAAGGCTCACGCTGTTTACGCAATGAATGCCTACTATCAAAAATCTGGCCGCCATGCCTTCAATTGTGACTTCAGCAAAACTGGTGTCATCACTTCGGCCGATCCAA GTCATGATACTTGTAAAATGTAG